One genomic segment of Erythrolamprus reginae isolate rEryReg1 chromosome 2, rEryReg1.hap1, whole genome shotgun sequence includes these proteins:
- the ACTR8 gene encoding actin-related protein 8 isoform X1 produces MTQAEKGETAAAAAAAENGKDKERDKEKEQRGAKRPIVPAAVPDSLQEQIQSNFIIVIHPGSTTLRIGRATDTLPVSIPHIIARRHKQQGQISYKDSWLLREGLNKPESTEQRQNGLKMVDQAIWSKKMSNGARRTPISPDQIRSYNRQMRPAILDHSSGAKWTNTTHHPEYVVGEEALYVNPLDCYNIHWPIRRGQLNLHLGPGGSLTAVLADLEDIWSYAIQKYLEISLKDLKYYRCILLIPDIYHKQHVKEIVNMTLLKMGFSGIIVHQESVCATFGSGLGSACVVDVGDQKTSICCVEDGVSHHNTRLRLAYGGCDISRCFYWLMQRAGFPYRDCQLVKKTDCLLLQHLKETFCHLNQDLSGLKDHEFQVRHPDSPALLYQLRLGDEKLQAPMALFYPATFGIVGQKMIVLQHRSQGDAEDPHDEHYLLATQSKQEQSAKATADRKSMTKLGGFDGDLRGQSASVAENVYPSEVDLGSSHGDCIMGGHESEEMLTTHMSRKTAVSQFEGKALGLDKAILHSIDCCASDDTKKKMYSSILVVGGGLMFHKAQEFLQHRILNKMPPSFRRVVENVEVITRPKDMDPRLIAWKGGAVLACLDTTQELWIYQREWQRFGVRMLRERAAFVW; encoded by the exons ATGACCCAGGCGGAGAAAGGGGAAACTGCGGCAGCGGCGGCTGCCGCGGAGAACGGGAAAGACAAAGAGCGCGACAAAGAGAAGGAGCAGCGCGGCGCCAAGAGGCCCATCGTCCCCGCCGCCGTGCCCGACTCGTTGCAGGAG caaATCCAGAGCAACTTCATTATTGTGATACATCCTGGCTCAACAACTTTAAGGATTGGAAGAGCCACAGATACTCTTCCTGTCAGCATCCCTCACATCATCGCAAGAAGACATAAACAACAAGGACAAATCTCATACAAAGACAGTTGGCTTCTAAGAGAAGGACTCAAC AAACCAGAAAGTACTGAACAAAGACAAAATGGGCTTAAAATGGTTGACCAAGCAATATGGTCTAAGAAGATGTCAAATGGTGCCAGACGTACACCTATATCACCTGATCAG ATTCGATCTTACAACAGACAAATGCGACCTGCTATTTTAGATCACAGCTCTGGAGCAAAATGGACAAATACTACTCATCACCCAGAATATGTTGTTGGTGAAGAG GCATTATATGTTAATCCTCTGGACTGTTACAACATTCATTGGCCTATTCGGCGGGGACAGCTGAACCTCCACTTAGGACCTGGAGGCTCCCTTACTGCAGTTCTTGCTGATCTTGAGGACATATGGTCGTATGCAATTCAGAAGTATCTAGAAATATCTCTGAAGGATTTGAAG TATTACAGATGTATTTTACTAATACCCGACATCTATCATAAGCAGCATGTGAAAGAAATAGTAAATATGACTCTCCTGAAAATGGGCTTTTCAG GGATAATAGTGCATCAAGAATCTGTATGTGCTACTTTTGGAAGTGGTTTAGGCAGTGCATGTGTTGTTGATGTAGGGGACCAGAAGACAAGCATATGCTGTGTTGAAGATGGGGTTTCACATCATAACACCAG GTTACGTCTTGCGTATGGTGGCTGTGACATATCAAGATGTTTTTATTGGCTTATGCAACGAGCTGGGTTTCCTTATAGAGATTGCCAGCTAGTTAAGAAGACAGACTGTCTCCTTCTCCAGCACTTAAAAGAAACATTTTGCCATTTAAACCAG GATTTATCTGGACTGAAAGATCATGAGTTTCAAGTCCGTCACCCAGATTCTCCAGCTTTGTTGTATCAGTTGCGCTTAGGAGATGAAAAGTTACAG GCTCCAATGGCACTATTTTATCCAGCAACGTTCGGAATTGTGGGTCAGAAAATGATAGTTCTGCAGCACAGGTCTCAAGGTGATGCTGAGGACCCTCATGACGAACATTATCTCTTAGCTACACAAAGTAAGCAAGAGCAG tCTGCAAAAGCAACTGCTGATCGAAAATCCATGACCAAGCTGGGTGGATTTGATGGAGATCTCCGAGGCCAATCTGCAAGTGTTGCTGAAAATGTTTATCCTTCTGAAGTGGATTTAGGCAGTTCTCATGGTGACTGCATTATGGGTGGACATGAATCTGAAGAAATGCTAACAACTCACATGTCCCGAAAAACTGCTGTATCTCAGTTTGAAGGGAAAGCTTTAGGCCTTGACAAAGCAATTTTGCATAGCATTGACTGCTGTG CATCAGATGATACCAAAAAGAAAATGTACAGTTCAATCCTTGTAGTTGGAGGTGGCTTGATGTTCCACAAAGCTCAAGAATTTCTTCAACACAGAATTCTGAACAAAATGCCTCCCTCTTTCAGAAGAGTTGTTGAAAATGTAGAAGTCATTACAAGGCCAAAG GACATGGACCCACGTCTGATTGCTTGGAAAGGTGGTGCTGTTCTAGCCTGCCTAGATACAACACAGGAGCTCTGGATTTATCAACGAGAATGGCAGCGCTTTGGTGTTCGCATGTTACGTGAAAGAGCTGCGTTTGTGTGGTGA
- the ACTR8 gene encoding actin-related protein 8 isoform X2: MVDQAIWSKKMSNGARRTPISPDQIRSYNRQMRPAILDHSSGAKWTNTTHHPEYVVGEEALYVNPLDCYNIHWPIRRGQLNLHLGPGGSLTAVLADLEDIWSYAIQKYLEISLKDLKYYRCILLIPDIYHKQHVKEIVNMTLLKMGFSGIIVHQESVCATFGSGLGSACVVDVGDQKTSICCVEDGVSHHNTRLRLAYGGCDISRCFYWLMQRAGFPYRDCQLVKKTDCLLLQHLKETFCHLNQDLSGLKDHEFQVRHPDSPALLYQLRLGDEKLQAPMALFYPATFGIVGQKMIVLQHRSQGDAEDPHDEHYLLATQSKQEQSAKATADRKSMTKLGGFDGDLRGQSASVAENVYPSEVDLGSSHGDCIMGGHESEEMLTTHMSRKTAVSQFEGKALGLDKAILHSIDCCASDDTKKKMYSSILVVGGGLMFHKAQEFLQHRILNKMPPSFRRVVENVEVITRPKDMDPRLIAWKGGAVLACLDTTQELWIYQREWQRFGVRMLRERAAFVW; this comes from the exons ATGGTTGACCAAGCAATATGGTCTAAGAAGATGTCAAATGGTGCCAGACGTACACCTATATCACCTGATCAG ATTCGATCTTACAACAGACAAATGCGACCTGCTATTTTAGATCACAGCTCTGGAGCAAAATGGACAAATACTACTCATCACCCAGAATATGTTGTTGGTGAAGAG GCATTATATGTTAATCCTCTGGACTGTTACAACATTCATTGGCCTATTCGGCGGGGACAGCTGAACCTCCACTTAGGACCTGGAGGCTCCCTTACTGCAGTTCTTGCTGATCTTGAGGACATATGGTCGTATGCAATTCAGAAGTATCTAGAAATATCTCTGAAGGATTTGAAG TATTACAGATGTATTTTACTAATACCCGACATCTATCATAAGCAGCATGTGAAAGAAATAGTAAATATGACTCTCCTGAAAATGGGCTTTTCAG GGATAATAGTGCATCAAGAATCTGTATGTGCTACTTTTGGAAGTGGTTTAGGCAGTGCATGTGTTGTTGATGTAGGGGACCAGAAGACAAGCATATGCTGTGTTGAAGATGGGGTTTCACATCATAACACCAG GTTACGTCTTGCGTATGGTGGCTGTGACATATCAAGATGTTTTTATTGGCTTATGCAACGAGCTGGGTTTCCTTATAGAGATTGCCAGCTAGTTAAGAAGACAGACTGTCTCCTTCTCCAGCACTTAAAAGAAACATTTTGCCATTTAAACCAG GATTTATCTGGACTGAAAGATCATGAGTTTCAAGTCCGTCACCCAGATTCTCCAGCTTTGTTGTATCAGTTGCGCTTAGGAGATGAAAAGTTACAG GCTCCAATGGCACTATTTTATCCAGCAACGTTCGGAATTGTGGGTCAGAAAATGATAGTTCTGCAGCACAGGTCTCAAGGTGATGCTGAGGACCCTCATGACGAACATTATCTCTTAGCTACACAAAGTAAGCAAGAGCAG tCTGCAAAAGCAACTGCTGATCGAAAATCCATGACCAAGCTGGGTGGATTTGATGGAGATCTCCGAGGCCAATCTGCAAGTGTTGCTGAAAATGTTTATCCTTCTGAAGTGGATTTAGGCAGTTCTCATGGTGACTGCATTATGGGTGGACATGAATCTGAAGAAATGCTAACAACTCACATGTCCCGAAAAACTGCTGTATCTCAGTTTGAAGGGAAAGCTTTAGGCCTTGACAAAGCAATTTTGCATAGCATTGACTGCTGTG CATCAGATGATACCAAAAAGAAAATGTACAGTTCAATCCTTGTAGTTGGAGGTGGCTTGATGTTCCACAAAGCTCAAGAATTTCTTCAACACAGAATTCTGAACAAAATGCCTCCCTCTTTCAGAAGAGTTGTTGAAAATGTAGAAGTCATTACAAGGCCAAAG GACATGGACCCACGTCTGATTGCTTGGAAAGGTGGTGCTGTTCTAGCCTGCCTAGATACAACACAGGAGCTCTGGATTTATCAACGAGAATGGCAGCGCTTTGGTGTTCGCATGTTACGTGAAAGAGCTGCGTTTGTGTGGTGA